The DNA sequence TTTTGGGTTTAGGCTTGACCCTTATGTGTTTTAGTTGTGCGCGCTGAGATTTACAGTTGAGCTACAGGCTGTGCGAAGTCAGTAGAAATACGTCTAAAAACTAAAAACGATAAACTAAAAAATATGACTCCCGTTTGTTGCGGACATTAGTCACAAGGCATGCGCCTAAAAACTAAAAACTAAAAACGATAAACTAAAAACTATGACTCCCGTTTGTTGCGGACATTAGTCACAAGGCATGCGCCTAAAAACTTTGAACCAAAAACAGTAACTGCGTAATTAGGACATACGCCTAAAAACTAAAAACTAAAAACTTTAAACTTGGAACGTTAAACCTTGAACTTGGAACGTTGAACTAAAAAAGTTTATTTTTTCTCTTTCGCATAAGCGGCATTCAGTCCGTTCAGTACCTCGTCGGTTACGTCCAGGGTGGAGTCGGCGAATAGTACGGCATTATTGCTGCGGCTGTAGGTTAATACAAATTTATAGTCGTTCAGGCCGGCGTATTCCTGGAGGAATGCCTGTACTTTGCTATGCAGCTTATCGTTCGCATCCTGTTCGGCTTTCATCAGGTCCTGGCTTACCTTCTGCTGGAAGGCCTGGAGTTCCTGCTGGGCTTTCCCGAGGTTTTGTTCCGTACTCTGGCGTTCGCCCGGCGTCATGGTAGCTGCATTTTGCTGGTAATTGCTCACCTGTTTCTGAAAGTTGCCTGTCCGGCTGCTTACCTGGCTTTCCAGGGACTTTCCTTGCTTTTCAAGTTCTGCCTGCAGGTCTTTAAAGAATTGGTATTTGGCAAGGAGTGTATCGGAATTTACATAAACAATAGCATCTGCTGCAGGAGGAACCTGCTCAGGGGCAGGATTGCCGCCTGAGGGGGCCGGCTGATTACAGGAAGCCATTATAATTGCCAGGAAACTCATTGTCATTATACCTCGCCCGGAGATTATGCGCTGTCCGGAGATCATCTTTTGCATCATTGTTTGCGTTTTTATGTCCTGCGATGTTACACTTTTTCCACTTCTTTTTGAAATCGCCGCTGTAATTCTTTTAAGCCGGTTGCGAGCCGCCTCAAAAATTATGCACAAATGTGGATAGCGTGCCGGAATATTTCAATTTTAGGGTAAAAATCGTTATTTTTGTATAATATATGTACAAATAATGAGCGAAACAACAATCAATAGATCAGACTATTCGGCAGATAATATACAAGTTCTTGAAGGATTACAGGCTGTGCGGAAACGACCAGCCATGTATATCGGAGATGTTGGTTTTAAAGGGCTTCACCACCTGGTTTACGAAGTGGTCGACAACTCCATTGACGAGGCCATGGCCGGGTACTGCGATGAGATCTTTGTAACTATTCATAAGGATGAATCCATTACCGTACGGGATAACGGCCGGGGTATTCCTACGGGCATGCACCAAAAGGAAGGCCGTTCCGCGCTGGAAGTGGTAATGACCGTGCTTCATGCCGGCGGAAAATTCGATAAGGACACCTATAAAGTATCGGGTGGATTACACGGGGTAGGGGTTTCCTGCGTAAATGCGCTATCTACTGTACTTCGTGCGGAGGTGCATCGTGAAGGAAAGATCTACGTACAGGAGTATGACAAGGGAATCCCGAGGTATGATGTGAAGGAAATCGGTGAAGCGGACGACACGGGTACCATTGTTACATTCTGGCCGGACGACAGCATCTTTATTACCACCGAATACAAGTACGATACGCTGGCTTCCCGCCTCCGGGAACTTTCCTTTTTAAATAAAGGGATAAAGCTTAGCATAACCGATGAACGGGAAGAAAGAGAAGACGGGTTTTTGAGCGAAACCTTTTATTCCGAAGGCGGGTTAAAGGAGTTTGTAAGCTACCTGGACGGGACAAGGGAACCGCTGATACCCGAGCCTGTTTACATGACCGGCGAAAAAGCCGGCACCCCCATTGAAATTGCGCTGCAGTATAATAGCACCTATAATGAAAACGTACACTCCTATGTAAATAATATTAATACCATAGAGGGTGGAACGCATGTTGCCGGATTCCGGAGGGGCCTTACGCGTACCCTGAAGAATTATGCCGAAAAATCAGGCCTGCTGAAAAATGCCAAAATAGAGATCACCGGTGACGATTTCCGGGAAGGGTTGACCGCAGTCATTTCCGTGAAGGTCCAGGAGCCGCAGTTTGAAGGCCAGACCAAAACCAAGCTTGGAAATAACGAGGTGACGGGCGCGGTGGATACTGCCGTTGGCGAAGTGCTGGGTATTTACCTGGAGGAACATCCGAGGGAGGCCAAAATGATCATCAATAAGGTGATCCTGGCGGCTACTGCCCGGCAGGCTGCGAGGAAGGCCCGCGAAATGGTCCAGCGGAAAAACGTGCTTTCGGGTACCGGATTACCCGGCAAACTGGCGGACTGTGCCATTACCGATCCTGCTCAGTGCGAATTATTCCTGGTGGAAGGGGACTCGGCAGGCGGAACAGCCAAACAAGGCCGTAACCGCGACTTCCAGGCTATCCTGCCGCTGAAGGGAAAGATCCTGAACGTGGAAAAGGCGATGGAACACAAGATCTATGAGAACGAGGAAATAAAAAACATATTTACGGCTTTAGGGGTAAGCATTGGTACTGCTGAAGACGACAAGGCGCTTAATCTCGATAAGCTCCGTTATCACAAGATCGTGATCATGACCGACGCCGACGTGGACGGATCACACATTACCACGCTTATCCTGACTTTTTTCTTCCGTTATATGAAGGAGCTGGTGGAGTTCGGGTATGTTTACATTGCCACGCCGCCGCTGTACCTGGTAAAAAAAGGAAAAGAACAGGAGTACTGCTGGACCGATGAACAGCGCGACCAGGCCATCCAGCGCCTGAAAGGCAATGGCCGTGAAGAAAGCGTGGGTGTGCAGCGTTATAAAGGTTTGGGAGAAATGAACGCCGAGCAGTTGTGGGATACCACCATGAACCCGGAAACACGGACCCTGCGACAGGCGACCATTGAAAATGCCGCCGAGTGCGACCATGTATTCTCCATGCTGATGGGCGATGAAGTAGCGCCGCGCCGTGAGTTCATTGAGCGTAATGCCAAATACGCCAAGATCGATATTTAAACTGGCTGGCCTTACTGCTCATACCAGATATAAAGTACGTCGCTTCGTTCATAATCCGATTCGAGCTTGATCCGCTGGCGGCCTTTCCGGTCTTCCACAACCATCAGTGCCGTATTCGGGGGAATGCGGCCGAGATTATCGGCGTAAAGCAACAGCTTGGCAGGCTGCGCCGTATACCCGACCCGGAGGTGAAGTATGATTGGTTCCTTGTTGATCAATTGCCGGTCAACTACTTTCTCTTCGTTAAAATAGACGGTTACCGTATCGCCGTCCAGTATCTGGTAGTCTACGATCTTCACCACGATGTCCGGGCTCCGGACCGTGACCTGGTTTCCTGCTTTTAAAGATCTTCCTCCCGGAACAGGGAGGCTTTCGGCCGAGGGGCCGGAAAGAGCGGATGCTGAGTCGCCGGCCTCCGGAACGGGTAAAGCCACGGTGATCAGCGTATCATCCAGCGGAGGGCGTACATTTTCAGGAAGCAATTGGGGAATATGCGGCGTTTTGCTGAGGTATACTTCTCCGGGAACGCAGGCTTCGCCGTCTGTTATGCCTACCCCGGCCCATTCACCTTCCAGGTATTCGACGCTGTCGGCTTTACGGTAGGTCAGCGCCATTCTTTTGATGCAGACTACCCATTGTGGAGGTGTCTTTTTTTCGAGAACCAGCCCTTCCTGCAGAACGATCCGGCCGGCCTCTTCAAAAAAACCATAATAATTGAATTTAGCGACAACGTCCTCCTTGTAGTAAGCAAAGGAAATACCGGAAAGTTCTTCGTTCTTTTGAAGGATCTCCAGCTCAAAGGCATACTCGCTGGCGTATCCCCCCGGTCCCTGCGTGATCTTCCCATACCATTTTCCAGAAAGATCCTGGCTTACTACCTTAGAAGGTATAAAAAAAACCGCAGCGATGAAGACCAGTAACTTCACAACCTGGCCGTTTTGGTTTAGCCTCTATGAAGTTACTGATCTTTTTTTGGAATATCAAAATTCTGTTTTCCTGAGAGTTAGGGTTTGACTTTCGTAATCGATCAGGGCTTTGTATTCATGCAGCAGGTCGCTGCCAATAACACCCAGAACCTGCTCCAAACCCAGCTTTTGATAAGCCTGGTTAATATGCGACAGGTCCAGTACCGCCACTTCGAAATCAGGAATACAAAAATCACCCACTTTCAACTCCGCAATGACCGCCGTGAAACATTGCATGGAATTAGTTCCCAAGCCGGTTGACAGCCGTTCGGCAGCCGGGAACTCTTCCTGGCTCAGCAGCTGTGACAGCAATTGCATGTCAAAAGCCGTTTTGGAAGCTCCGGTATCCAGGATGGCCGTTTCACGCCGGCCATTAATGCTGATCTCCAGTTTGGGATGGAACCCATCGCCCTCAAGGCTGAATATGTTAAGCGCTATGGTTGTTGAAATCATTTATTCATGTTGTCCAATACCTTCATCACTTCCTTCACCGCTTTGGACGATTCATTCAATAAAGCTTTTTCGTCTTCATTCAACTGCAATTCTATGATCTGTTCAATTCCCTTGCGGCCCAGTTTTACCGGAACGCCCAGGTAAATATCTTGCTGGCCGTATTCGCCCTGCAACCAGGCACAGCAAGGGAAAATGCGTTTCTGGTCCCTTACTACGGCTTCCACCATTTGTGCGGCAGCAGCACCCGGCGCATACCAGGCCGATGTGCCCATAAGGTTCACCAATTCGCCGCCGCCGGATTTAGTGCGCTGAACGATCGCTTCCAGTTTTTGGCCGTCAATGAGTTCGGTAACGGGAATACCGCCAACCGTCGTGTAGCGGGGAAGGGGTACCATGGTATCGCCGTGGCCGCCCATCAGCACAGCCTGGATATCCTTGGGAGAGCAATCCAGGGCTTCCGCCAGGAAGGCCCGGTACCGCGCTGTATCAAGAATGCCTGCCATCCCGAATACGCGGTGGGAGGGAACTCCCGCAGCCAGGAAGGCGCAATAGGTCATCACGTCAAGCGGATTGGAAACGATGATGATGATAGCCTCCGGGGAATGCTTTATAATATTTTCGGTGACCGAACGTACAATTCCTGCATTGGTAGCGATCAGGTCGTCCCGGCTCATGCCCGGCTTGCGGGGAAGCCCGGAGGTGATCACAACTACTTCGGAGCCCGCAGTTTTGGAGTAATCATTGGTAGATCCGGTAATACGGGTGTCAAACATATTGATAGGGGCCGTTTGCCACATGTCCAGTGATTTCCCTTCCGCCACTCCTTCTTTAATGTCCAGTAAAACTACTTCATTAGCCAATTCCTTGTGTGCAATCACATTGGCGCAGGTAGCACCTACATTGCCGGCACCTACTACAGTTATTTTCATTTCGTTCGTAAATTAAATGGGTTATTAGAAAACCCGAAAGTAAGGATTTTGGACGGATATTAAAAAGGATAGCCGATGGCAATATTAAAGACCAGGTTCTCCTTTCGCCAGTTTTTATCGCTGAAATCCACCTGGTCAATTACCCATCGCTCACCCTCGGGCAGCCAGGGCTTCCGCAGCGGAAAGGCCACATCCAGCCGTACCACGAAAAAGGAAAGATCTACGCGTAATCCCAGCCCGGTTCCCACGGCGATCTCTTGATAAAAGTTGCTGCTGAAAGCCGCCCCGGGCTTCAGAGGGTCTTCCCGCATTAACCAGATATTACCTGCGTCGGCGAAGATCGCTCCTTTCAAAGCGCTGACCAGGTCAAAGCGCAGTTCGGTATTCGCCTCCAGTTTGAGATCGCCTGCCTGGTCAGGGAAAAAGCTGCCGGGCGTTTCCTCCCCGCTGTTTTCAGCGCTTGTTTCCGCATCATAGCTGCCCGGACCAAGCGAGCGCGCACGGAAAGCCCGCAGACTGTTGCTGCCGCCTATAAAAAACTGTTTTACGAATGGAAGGCTACTGGAATTTCCATAAGGCTGGCCTGCCCCAAGTATCAGCCGGTTGGCCCAGGTAAGGCCGTCATTGATCTTATAATAACTGCGGGCGTCAGCTTCCGCCTTTATATATTGTGAGAAAGGGGTCCTGAAAATGGTTGCCTGGTCGGTGGGAGAGTTCTTTCCGGTAAACAGCCCGGCGATGTTTCCTGAAAGATCAAGCATTCCCTGGAAATAAAAATTATGACGGCGTTCTGTTTCCAGCTGATCGGTATATGTAAAGGAATAATTGGCGCCGAGGATAAACTGCCGGTCGAAACTATTCCGGAGCGTCGGGTCGGCTCTTTTCAGGGAATCAAAGAGCGGCGTGGTATTGAATGGCTGGACAAACGTAATGGAGACCGGGTTCAGGGTGTGTTCTTTCCGGGAGCTTTCTTTCCAGATATAACCAAAGGAAAAACGGTAGGAATTGATGGAATAATAATTGGCACGGTTGCGGAGTTCATAAGCGCCCGTAAAGCGGGTACGCGGAACATAAGCGCCGGTACTGCTGACATAAAAAGGGGTGATGAACCTGGGGTACTGCAGGTCAACTTCTGCTCCCAGGAAATAGGAGCCACCCCCGGTCCGGGACTGCTGTCCGCTTGTCTGAGTTTCAAATCCGCCGGTGAGATTGAGTTGCAGCTGCTCAGCGCCTCTGAATGCGTTCCGGTGCAGCCAGCCTACCGATACCTCGGATCCCACGAAGTTGTTGGATTTGGAGGTGCCCGAAAGCTTGGCGTTCAGTGATTTTTTCGGCATCGGAGTCAGGTAATAGGACACGTCCAGCCGGTGCCTGCTTTCCGGCTGCACTTCGGTAAACTGGTTCTTTACAAATTTAAAGGTACCCAGGTGAACGAGCCGGTTCAGCGAAAGATTATGGTCTTCCAGGTTATATATGTCCCCGGTTTGAAAAAACATGGTTCGCCGGAATACATGGGTCTTGAACTTCTCTTTCGGATCGAAAATATGGAACCCGTGGTAAAAAACCGTATCGCCCTGAAGCCGCGTAGTGTCTTCCTGAAGGCTGTAATCAGGATAAATATAAATATTGTTGATCCGGTAGACCTCCCTGGCCTTCCGGGGGGCGTTCTCTTTGACGCGGACATAAAGTTCCACATCGCTGCCGCCTTGCGTACTATCGGCTTTTACGATCAGGTAGTCCGGGTTGAAATAGTAGAATCCATGTTCTTTCAGGTATTTGTCAATTCGTTCCCGTTCTGCCTTGATGGTGGTAAGGTCGTAGGGTTCGCCCAACTTTAACAAAGTTTCAGCCGTGTCTGCGCGGATCGCTTTGGCAAGCGCGCTGCTGTCGGCCGGAAAGCCTACTTTGCTGATCATATACCTGCTGCCGGGCGCCAGCGTATAGGTAAGGCTCGCTTTTTTTTCGGCCACGCTGCTGTCTACCTGGCTTTCCGCTTTAAAGTAACCCTGGTTTTGCAGGGAATTCACCAGAATGTTCCTGTTCTTTTCAATATCTACAGAGCTGTACAGCACCGGCGGTTCTCCCATTTTTTTCTTTATAAAGGCAGCCGGGCTTTTTTCCTTTTTAGGATTCCCGGCAAGATTGTAAAAGAATAATTTAAGCCGCATGCCCAGGAATTTGCTGTTGGGCAGCGGTCGTGTAAGGTCCGATAATTCGTCTTCCAGCCTTTTCTTTTCTTTCCGCGGCAGCTGTTCCCCTTCCACCTGTACTTCCGCTCCCGTATACAGTTTTTCTCCTTCCGGTAAATGCTTTAGATTGCTGCAGGATGCAAAACATAAAATACATAGCAAAAAGGCGACGGTTTGTAGTTTTTGGTTTGTAGTTTTTAGTTGGTCGTTGCCGGTTTTCGGGGTGCGGCGAGTGGGATAGTTTTTGGAAACTGTGAGCCAAAAACTATGTATTAATGACCGCTGACGGTTATTTTTGGAAGAGTTCTTTAAATTCATCATAATCCAGAGAGATGATAAAGCTTAATCCGGTTTCAATGATCTGGCCCTCGATCACGCCTTCATATTCATTCTGCCGGTAAGCGCGAAGGAGGTACCTGCCGTCTCTTGACAACTGGTAGTCCACAGAAACATCGCCGGCTATGGTGCTGGCCTGGCCGCGGGTTTCCTGTCCTTCCAGCCCGAAGCTGCTGCCAACGTTTACTGTGATGCGGTCATTGAGCAGGCTTTTGGACAAGCCCACGTTCAGGTCGGTGCGGTCAACTTTCTGCCCGGTGGAATAATCCTCCGTAGATTCGAGGTCGAAATTGAGGTCAACACCGGCAATCAGGTCGCCGGCGAGGCGGTTCAGCTGCGCACTCAGCAGTTTGCTGACACTTTGACGGGCGAGGGAGGAAACGCTGGAGCCGCCTGTGCTTTCCAGTGGGTTCTCCGCTACGAAACGATTCAGGACCAGCAGGGCGAAAACCTGCTTATTGAGGTCGGATTCCTGAAGCTGCAGCTGCTGCAGCTTCGCATAAACAATGCCGCCGTGCGCTTCCCTTTCTTTTTCAGGGAGGTCAATATTGAAGGATATCTGCGGCTTCATGAGTTCTCCTTCCATATGCAATTCTACCTGGAAAGGAAGTGTTTGCTTGAAGGTATTCTTCTGGGATTGCGACATGTTTGTCAGCTGATCCTGTACCAGTTCCAGCGGAGCTGTCTCGGCAACATATACTGCGGTAATGTCCACATCGGCAGAATAAGGATCACCCACCCACGTAATATAACTGCCCTCGCTGATCTCAAACCGCCGCCTGATCAGGTTAAAGGAAAGCTCGTAGGAGCCTTCACTGATCTCGTACCTCCCGGTAAGGTTAATAACGCCGTTCGGGTCAATACTGGTACTCAGTGCCGCATTTCCTTTGACTTTCAGGTTGTCCCCGTTCACGGGATCCACGATAATGGTAAACTGGGCCTCCTCATCCACTTCCAGGTCGGCGCTCAGGTTAAGTCCAATGATACCGGCTTCCGCCTTCAGCGTATCCGCCTGAAGCGTGTCCGGGGGAGCGTCCATATCCACGAATTCCACAACTCCCTCCCGTTCCTGCACCCCCGGTTCATCCGAGGGGAGTATCATGGTCAGATCTGTTTTTTCATTTACACGAAGATAGGCGTCCACTTCCGGGTTATCCAGGCTGCCCCGGATGCTGATATCCGAATCAAGGTAAAGCTGGCCGTAGTACAGTTCGTTGTCGCCTTCCCGGGTATTGATGGCCCGGAAATTGGTGGTTTTCAGGTGCAGGTCGAAACG is a window from the Anseongella ginsenosidimutans genome containing:
- a CDS encoding BamA/TamA family outer membrane protein, with the protein product MLCILCFASCSNLKHLPEGEKLYTGAEVQVEGEQLPRKEKKRLEDELSDLTRPLPNSKFLGMRLKLFFYNLAGNPKKEKSPAAFIKKKMGEPPVLYSSVDIEKNRNILVNSLQNQGYFKAESQVDSSVAEKKASLTYTLAPGSRYMISKVGFPADSSALAKAIRADTAETLLKLGEPYDLTTIKAERERIDKYLKEHGFYYFNPDYLIVKADSTQGGSDVELYVRVKENAPRKAREVYRINNIYIYPDYSLQEDTTRLQGDTVFYHGFHIFDPKEKFKTHVFRRTMFFQTGDIYNLEDHNLSLNRLVHLGTFKFVKNQFTEVQPESRHRLDVSYYLTPMPKKSLNAKLSGTSKSNNFVGSEVSVGWLHRNAFRGAEQLQLNLTGGFETQTSGQQSRTGGGSYFLGAEVDLQYPRFITPFYVSSTGAYVPRTRFTGAYELRNRANYYSINSYRFSFGYIWKESSRKEHTLNPVSITFVQPFNTTPLFDSLKRADPTLRNSFDRQFILGANYSFTYTDQLETERRHNFYFQGMLDLSGNIAGLFTGKNSPTDQATIFRTPFSQYIKAEADARSYYKINDGLTWANRLILGAGQPYGNSSSLPFVKQFFIGGSNSLRAFRARSLGPGSYDAETSAENSGEETPGSFFPDQAGDLKLEANTELRFDLVSALKGAIFADAGNIWLMREDPLKPGAAFSSNFYQEIAVGTGLGLRVDLSFFVVRLDVAFPLRKPWLPEGERWVIDQVDFSDKNWRKENLVFNIAIGYPF
- the mdh gene encoding malate dehydrogenase, which produces MKITVVGAGNVGATCANVIAHKELANEVVLLDIKEGVAEGKSLDMWQTAPINMFDTRITGSTNDYSKTAGSEVVVITSGLPRKPGMSRDDLIATNAGIVRSVTENIIKHSPEAIIIIVSNPLDVMTYCAFLAAGVPSHRVFGMAGILDTARYRAFLAEALDCSPKDIQAVLMGGHGDTMVPLPRYTTVGGIPVTELIDGQKLEAIVQRTKSGGGELVNLMGTSAWYAPGAAAAQMVEAVVRDQKRIFPCCAWLQGEYGQQDIYLGVPVKLGRKGIEQIIELQLNEDEKALLNESSKAVKEVMKVLDNMNK
- a CDS encoding retropepsin-like aspartic protease; protein product: MISTTIALNIFSLEGDGFHPKLEISINGRRETAILDTGASKTAFDMQLLSQLLSQEEFPAAERLSTGLGTNSMQCFTAVIAELKVGDFCIPDFEVAVLDLSHINQAYQKLGLEQVLGVIGSDLLHEYKALIDYESQTLTLRKTEF
- the gyrB gene encoding DNA topoisomerase (ATP-hydrolyzing) subunit B, with protein sequence MSETTINRSDYSADNIQVLEGLQAVRKRPAMYIGDVGFKGLHHLVYEVVDNSIDEAMAGYCDEIFVTIHKDESITVRDNGRGIPTGMHQKEGRSALEVVMTVLHAGGKFDKDTYKVSGGLHGVGVSCVNALSTVLRAEVHREGKIYVQEYDKGIPRYDVKEIGEADDTGTIVTFWPDDSIFITTEYKYDTLASRLRELSFLNKGIKLSITDEREEREDGFLSETFYSEGGLKEFVSYLDGTREPLIPEPVYMTGEKAGTPIEIALQYNSTYNENVHSYVNNINTIEGGTHVAGFRRGLTRTLKNYAEKSGLLKNAKIEITGDDFREGLTAVISVKVQEPQFEGQTKTKLGNNEVTGAVDTAVGEVLGIYLEEHPREAKMIINKVILAATARQAARKAREMVQRKNVLSGTGLPGKLADCAITDPAQCELFLVEGDSAGGTAKQGRNRDFQAILPLKGKILNVEKAMEHKIYENEEIKNIFTALGVSIGTAEDDKALNLDKLRYHKIVIMTDADVDGSHITTLILTFFFRYMKELVEFGYVYIATPPLYLVKKGKEQEYCWTDEQRDQAIQRLKGNGREESVGVQRYKGLGEMNAEQLWDTTMNPETRTLRQATIENAAECDHVFSMLMGDEVAPRREFIERNAKYAKIDI
- a CDS encoding OmpH family outer membrane protein codes for the protein MMQKMISGQRIISGRGIMTMSFLAIIMASCNQPAPSGGNPAPEQVPPAADAIVYVNSDTLLAKYQFFKDLQAELEKQGKSLESQVSSRTGNFQKQVSNYQQNAATMTPGERQSTEQNLGKAQQELQAFQQKVSQDLMKAEQDANDKLHSKVQAFLQEYAGLNDYKFVLTYSRSNNAVLFADSTLDVTDEVLNGLNAAYAKEKK